A window of the Rhizobium sp. N324 genome harbors these coding sequences:
- a CDS encoding transporter substrate-binding domain-containing protein has product MLTRRVFFAIATLAAGLGLGSASHADALADITARGTLRVAVPQDFPPFGSVGTDMAPMGYDIDVANLIAEKLGVKTELVPVTSANRVPYLQTNKVDLVISSLGKNAEREKVIDFSAAYAPFFNGVFAPADVSIAKAEDLAGKSIGVTRGSVEDLELTKIAPGDATIKRYEDNNGTISAFLSGQVDTIATGNVVAAAILAKNPPKRPELKFLIKNSPCYIGLNKEQAALLEKVNGIIAAAKTDGALNAISQKWLGTDLPSDL; this is encoded by the coding sequence ATGCTGACAAGACGAGTTTTCTTCGCAATCGCGACCCTGGCGGCAGGCCTCGGCCTCGGCTCCGCTTCTCATGCCGATGCTCTCGCTGACATCACGGCGCGCGGTACGCTGCGTGTCGCGGTCCCGCAGGATTTCCCGCCGTTCGGCAGCGTCGGCACCGATATGGCGCCGATGGGCTACGATATCGACGTCGCCAATCTCATTGCCGAAAAGCTGGGCGTCAAGACCGAACTCGTGCCGGTCACCAGCGCCAACCGCGTGCCCTATCTGCAGACCAACAAGGTCGATCTGGTCATATCGAGCCTCGGCAAGAATGCGGAGCGCGAAAAGGTGATCGATTTCTCCGCAGCCTACGCTCCCTTCTTCAATGGCGTGTTCGCGCCGGCCGATGTTTCGATCGCCAAGGCGGAAGATCTCGCCGGCAAGAGCATCGGCGTCACGCGCGGCTCGGTCGAGGATCTGGAGCTGACGAAGATCGCGCCGGGCGACGCGACGATCAAGCGTTACGAGGACAATAACGGCACGATCTCGGCCTTCCTCTCCGGCCAGGTCGACACTATCGCTACCGGCAACGTCGTGGCGGCGGCGATCCTCGCCAAAAATCCCCCCAAGCGCCCGGAGCTCAAATTCCTGATCAAGAACTCGCCCTGCTATATCGGCCTCAACAAGGAGCAGGCGGCTCTTCTGGAGAAGGTGAACGGCATCATCGCTGCCGCCAAAACCGATGGCGCGCTGAACGCCATATCGCAGAAGTGGCTCGGCACCGATCTCCCGTCGGATCTCTGA
- a CDS encoding amino acid ABC transporter ATP-binding protein, producing the protein MAKTILDIKGLRKTYGIHEVLKGVDCAVEEGEVISIIGSSGSGKTTLLRCVNMLEEFQGGTISLDGEEIGYRVDGATRRRKGEKEIARQRALTGMAFQQFNLFPHMSAAENVMLGLVKVKKMTKPDARAVAEKWLDRVGLSARANHYPGQLSGGQQQRVAIARAIAMSPRLMLFDEVTSALDPELVGEVLQVIKGLAADGMTMLLVTHEMRFAYEVSSRVIFMNQGVICEEGDPKEMFVRPKTERLAEFLKTSSFN; encoded by the coding sequence ATGGCCAAGACCATTCTCGACATCAAGGGTCTGCGCAAGACTTACGGCATCCACGAAGTCCTCAAAGGCGTCGATTGCGCCGTTGAAGAAGGCGAGGTCATTTCCATCATCGGCTCGTCCGGCTCCGGAAAGACCACCTTGCTGCGCTGCGTCAACATGCTGGAAGAATTCCAGGGGGGCACGATCAGCCTCGACGGCGAAGAGATCGGCTACCGCGTCGACGGTGCAACACGCCGCCGCAAGGGCGAGAAGGAGATTGCCCGCCAGCGCGCGCTGACCGGCATGGCCTTTCAGCAGTTCAATCTCTTCCCGCATATGAGTGCCGCCGAAAACGTCATGCTCGGCCTCGTCAAGGTGAAGAAAATGACGAAGCCGGATGCCCGCGCCGTCGCGGAAAAATGGCTCGATCGCGTCGGCCTTTCCGCCCGCGCGAACCATTATCCCGGTCAGCTTTCCGGCGGCCAGCAGCAGCGCGTCGCCATCGCCCGCGCCATTGCCATGTCGCCGAGACTGATGCTGTTCGACGAAGTGACCTCGGCGCTTGACCCGGAACTGGTGGGCGAAGTGCTGCAGGTCATCAAGGGGCTTGCCGCCGACGGCATGACCATGCTGCTCGTCACCCATGAAATGCGCTTTGCCTACGAGGTTTCGTCGCGCGTCATCTTCATGAACCAGGGCGTCATCTGCGAAGAGGGCGATCCGAAGGAGATGTTCGTGCGGCCGAAGACCGAACGGCTCGCGGAATTCCTCAAAACCTCGAGTTTCAACTAA
- a CDS encoding amino acid ABC transporter permease → MSYHFEFGWLLQYYSEIIKGTLVTLELIAIGGVLGILLGIVCAWVRALGPAWLKPVVAAYVELIRNTPFLIQLFFIFFGLPSLGLQLPELTAANLAMVINLGAYSCEIIRAGIQATPKGQFEAGESLAMTRFETFRHVVLVPSLQRIWPALSSQVVIVMLGSSVVSQIAAEDLTFAANFIQSRTFRAFEAYIVSTAIYLVMAILLRQVLGVVGGLIFPRRKAR, encoded by the coding sequence TTGAGCTATCATTTCGAATTCGGCTGGCTGCTTCAATATTACTCTGAGATCATCAAGGGCACACTGGTCACTCTGGAGCTGATCGCGATCGGCGGAGTGCTCGGCATTTTGCTCGGCATCGTCTGTGCGTGGGTGCGCGCACTCGGCCCGGCCTGGCTGAAACCTGTCGTTGCCGCCTATGTCGAACTGATCCGCAACACGCCATTCCTGATCCAGCTGTTTTTCATCTTCTTCGGCCTGCCGTCGCTCGGCCTCCAGCTTCCCGAATTGACCGCCGCCAACCTCGCAATGGTCATCAATCTCGGCGCCTACAGCTGCGAAATCATTCGCGCCGGCATCCAGGCAACCCCGAAGGGTCAGTTCGAGGCAGGCGAGAGCCTCGCCATGACGCGCTTCGAAACCTTCCGCCATGTCGTTCTCGTGCCGTCGCTGCAGCGCATTTGGCCGGCGCTGTCGTCGCAAGTCGTCATCGTCATGCTCGGCTCGTCGGTCGTGTCGCAGATCGCCGCCGAGGATCTGACCTTTGCCGCGAACTTCATACAATCGCGAACCTTCCGCGCCTTCGAGGCCTACATCGTCTCGACAGCCATCTATCTGGTGATGGCGATCCTGCTTCGGCAGGTGCTGGGCGTGGTCGGCGGCTTGATTTTCCCGAGGAGAAAAGCACGATGA
- a CDS encoding YjfK family protein — protein MIGWFGRDKNEKPLPRELGPLGAAIGGALEIDFLSLEAEALGGEPAMPLPRSGPFIIAGYGEISLDAATVLSRYYDEDHRMIQVMSASGQPGAAVDDISFYQSWDSVVPAGQSEWHRWTGPGGLIGQPSYDADGILYSRFWGEGPERAQLVEFVEKVDDGDVQRSIHQTCMLYYRPLGSTREMLLINVERDLDLGQSQAGSSVEFLIGYGLAPADVRRV, from the coding sequence ATGATCGGCTGGTTCGGCAGAGACAAGAACGAAAAGCCCTTGCCCAGAGAACTCGGCCCCTTGGGCGCCGCCATCGGTGGAGCTCTGGAGATCGATTTCCTCTCCCTCGAGGCGGAGGCTTTAGGGGGCGAGCCGGCCATGCCGCTGCCGCGGAGCGGCCCCTTCATAATCGCCGGCTATGGCGAGATTTCGCTCGATGCCGCAACGGTTCTGTCACGTTACTACGATGAAGACCACCGGATGATCCAGGTGATGTCGGCGTCGGGCCAGCCGGGCGCCGCCGTCGACGACATCAGCTTTTATCAATCCTGGGACAGCGTCGTGCCTGCCGGGCAGAGCGAATGGCACCGCTGGACCGGGCCGGGCGGCCTGATCGGCCAGCCATCCTACGATGCCGACGGTATCCTTTATAGCCGCTTCTGGGGCGAAGGGCCGGAACGCGCGCAACTGGTGGAATTTGTCGAAAAGGTCGACGACGGCGACGTGCAGCGCTCCATTCACCAGACCTGCATGCTGTATTATCGCCCGCTTGGCTCGACCCGCGAAATGCTGCTGATCAACGTCGAGCGCGACCTCGACCTCGGACAAAGCCAGGCGGGAAGCTCGGTGGAATTTCTGATCGGTTACGGACTGGCTCCCGCCGATGTCCGCCGCGTCTGA
- a CDS encoding DUF1190 domain-containing protein, with product MRRRKSGHRRPFLALGTIAASTLALSGCGDQTPSEVMFTSVDQCVTSGMDRQVCQAGYQDAMRAHLATAPRFNGMAACEAEYGVGQCTEQPANSVPNNSGSFFTPFLAGYMLSSALNNITDYSDYRRRQEANGYYYGSTPIYRNRAGQTLTTTVRSGGAGSDSVTAPSRQSVKPVNVNTRTVARQGFGGRSSFSFGG from the coding sequence ATGCGCAGACGTAAGAGCGGGCACAGACGACCTTTCCTCGCCCTTGGCACTATCGCTGCCTCGACCCTGGCGCTATCCGGTTGCGGCGACCAGACGCCTTCGGAGGTCATGTTCACCTCCGTCGACCAATGCGTGACCTCAGGCATGGACCGGCAGGTCTGCCAGGCCGGCTATCAGGATGCCATGCGGGCTCATCTCGCCACCGCGCCACGTTTCAACGGCATGGCGGCCTGCGAGGCCGAATACGGCGTGGGCCAATGCACGGAACAGCCGGCCAATTCAGTTCCCAACAATAGCGGCAGCTTCTTCACGCCGTTCCTGGCAGGCTACATGCTGTCTTCGGCACTGAACAACATCACCGACTATTCCGATTATCGCCGGCGCCAGGAGGCGAACGGCTACTACTACGGTTCGACGCCGATTTATCGCAATCGCGCAGGGCAGACGTTGACAACGACGGTTCGCTCGGGCGGGGCGGGCAGCGACAGTGTGACCGCGCCCTCGCGCCAGAGCGTCAAGCCTGTCAACGTCAACACCCGCACCGTCGCCCGTCAGGGCTTCGGGGGGCGTTCGTCGTTCAGTTTCGGCGGTTGA
- a CDS encoding PspA/IM30 family protein: MSTWGKIFTAIRGGINEAAEAAADNQSMRILDQEIRDAEQSLRRARSDLAGIMASNKSVMRRLEENRAKETKDTDSARAAISAGRTDLAQGLAQRIATSRAEVQRDQEELDRLLPRQQQMLRTIQDTEARIAQMKREVENVKANESLLRAQSAIAHNQSGINTRLGSAVESLERIKKRQEVTAGRIEAGAELAALENGGDLDRQLREAGIGGSSHSADDILAQLMLPRQQAEPVLLPAPTGKKD, encoded by the coding sequence GTGAGCACCTGGGGAAAGATTTTCACCGCCATTCGCGGCGGCATCAACGAGGCAGCGGAAGCCGCCGCCGACAACCAGTCGATGCGCATTCTCGACCAGGAAATCCGCGACGCCGAACAGTCGCTGCGCCGGGCGCGATCCGATCTGGCCGGCATCATGGCTTCCAACAAGAGCGTCATGCGCCGGCTTGAAGAAAACCGCGCCAAGGAGACCAAGGATACCGACAGCGCTCGCGCTGCGATCTCGGCGGGCCGTACGGATCTCGCCCAGGGTCTGGCGCAGCGCATCGCCACCAGCCGTGCCGAAGTGCAGCGCGACCAGGAAGAGCTCGATCGGCTGCTCCCCCGCCAGCAACAGATGCTGCGCACGATCCAGGACACCGAAGCCCGCATTGCGCAGATGAAGCGCGAGGTGGAGAACGTCAAAGCCAACGAGTCGCTGCTGCGCGCTCAGTCGGCGATCGCCCACAACCAGTCGGGCATCAACACCCGTCTCGGCAGCGCCGTCGAAAGTCTCGAACGCATCAAGAAACGCCAGGAAGTCACTGCCGGCCGCATCGAAGCCGGTGCCGAGCTCGCCGCACTGGAAAATGGCGGCGATCTCGATCGTCAGCTGCGCGAAGCCGGCATTGGCGGCTCCAGCCATTCGGCCGACGACATTCTGGCTCAATTGATGCTGCCGAGACAGCAGGCCGAGCCCGTCCTGCTGCCCGCCCCCACCGGCAAGAAAGACTGA
- a CDS encoding ion channel: protein MPFIASLLRRVYLSLSELAWSALFILLVIHLAASYLLFVLVGEGDLVGNPIDFIYYYMVTATTVGYGDLSPKSGFGRIIAVLFVLPGGIAIFTAVLGKLLTTIGTIWRNRMRGLGDYSERTGHIIVLGWQEGQTHQTLRLLHAERQANEPMSVLVAKELSENPASDYADYIRTERLADADALMRAGVAQARAIIARGANDDETLAAVLIAEDHAPNAHIVAYFADDRTAQMVKQLRPRVEAVGSLAEELLSRAARDPGSSEITARLLSAASTDTAFSLPVPPLQRPLLYGDVFLSLKREHHVTLVGLMSQGITDLNCRDEVLMRGGETLYYISGMRLDPAAIAWARMGDAS, encoded by the coding sequence GTGCCATTTATCGCTTCATTACTGCGGCGTGTATATCTCTCGCTCAGCGAATTGGCCTGGTCGGCCCTTTTTATTCTTCTCGTGATCCACCTGGCCGCCTCCTACCTGCTCTTTGTGCTGGTCGGCGAAGGCGATCTCGTCGGCAATCCGATCGATTTTATTTACTACTATATGGTGACCGCAACGACTGTCGGCTATGGAGATCTTTCCCCCAAATCGGGATTTGGCCGGATCATTGCTGTCCTGTTCGTTCTTCCCGGCGGCATTGCCATCTTCACCGCCGTTCTTGGCAAATTGTTGACAACGATCGGCACGATCTGGAGGAACCGTATGCGCGGATTGGGTGACTACAGCGAACGCACCGGCCATATCATCGTCCTCGGTTGGCAGGAGGGGCAGACACATCAGACGCTGCGGCTGCTGCATGCCGAACGGCAGGCCAACGAACCGATGAGCGTTCTGGTTGCCAAGGAGCTTTCCGAAAATCCCGCCAGCGACTACGCCGACTATATCAGAACCGAGCGGCTCGCCGATGCAGACGCTCTGATGCGGGCCGGGGTAGCGCAGGCCCGCGCGATCATCGCGCGCGGAGCAAATGACGACGAGACGTTGGCCGCCGTGCTGATTGCGGAAGACCATGCGCCCAATGCCCATATCGTCGCTTATTTCGCCGATGACCGCACAGCCCAGATGGTCAAACAGCTCCGGCCGCGCGTCGAGGCGGTGGGTTCGCTCGCCGAGGAGCTGCTGTCGCGTGCAGCCCGCGATCCGGGCTCTTCGGAGATCACCGCACGGCTGCTGTCGGCTGCCTCCACCGACACGGCCTTTTCGCTGCCGGTGCCGCCTTTGCAACGGCCGCTGCTCTACGGAGACGTGTTTTTAAGCCTCAAGCGTGAGCATCACGTGACACTGGTGGGCTTGATGAGCCAGGGCATCACCGACCTCAATTGCCGGGACGAGGTGCTGATGCGGGGCGGCGAGACCCTTTACTACATCAGTGGAATGCGGCTAGATCCCGCTGCCATCGCTTGGGCTCGAATGGGAGACGCATCATGA
- a CDS encoding YjfI family protein: protein MEDFLETWNLTTLTRLFAADPEALGDVDVAVPEQGDVICVTLKEKGDLDVFVAVSGERDILVSAVLLPCKDVPNRQAFERMVLKTHKFVPLSSFGITTIDGEEWYELFGSLSAHSPADTVVEEVAILAANAVDAAHMIEEWKSGEIAA, encoded by the coding sequence ATGGAGGACTTTTTGGAGACCTGGAACCTGACCACCTTAACGCGCCTGTTCGCCGCCGATCCGGAGGCACTCGGCGATGTCGACGTCGCCGTGCCCGAACAGGGCGACGTGATATGCGTCACCCTCAAGGAAAAAGGCGATCTCGACGTCTTCGTCGCGGTGAGCGGTGAGCGCGACATCCTTGTCAGCGCCGTTCTGTTGCCGTGCAAGGACGTACCCAATCGCCAGGCCTTCGAACGCATGGTGCTTAAGACGCACAAATTCGTGCCGCTTTCCAGCTTCGGCATCACCACCATCGACGGTGAGGAATGGTATGAATTGTTCGGTTCGCTGTCGGCACATTCGCCGGCCGACACGGTGGTCGAAGAGGTGGCGATTCTGGCGGCCAATGCCGTCGATGCGGCACATATGATTGAAGAATGGAAAAGCGGGGAGATTGCAGCGTGA
- a CDS encoding ribbon-helix-helix domain-containing protein, producing the protein MTSSLHVSLPDEMRAFVDMRANGKNQYTTPSEYVRALIREDMAREEDRRYAIRSLLRAEDEFRRGELLPLSALDAVDAELDEELR; encoded by the coding sequence ATGACCAGCAGCCTGCATGTGAGCTTGCCCGATGAAATGCGCGCCTTCGTCGATATGCGCGCCAACGGGAAGAACCAGTACACAACGCCGAGTGAATATGTGCGTGCCCTTATTCGCGAAGATATGGCACGCGAAGAGGACCGCCGCTATGCCATTCGCTCGCTGCTGCGGGCGGAAGACGAATTCCGGCGCGGAGAGCTGCTGCCCCTTTCGGCACTGGATGCCGTCGACGCGGAACTGGATGAAGAATTGCGCTAG
- a CDS encoding amino acid ABC transporter permease, with amino-acid sequence MGYTLNFAAVWRNFDFLLSGLALSLGLAVISILIGAAIGLVVAFALTSKNRFAVVPARVYVTVIRNLPILVLVLFAFFALPQMGVRLDKIKSFVLVLSLYSGAYLAEVFRAGLLSIPRGLTEAGLAIGLTGMQIRSSIIAPLMLRNVLPSLSSTIISLFKDTSLAAAIAVPELTFAARKINVESFRVIETWMVTSALYVVTCFLIAAVMRFVERRLALPR; translated from the coding sequence ATGGGTTACACGCTGAATTTTGCTGCCGTCTGGCGCAACTTCGATTTTCTTTTGAGCGGGCTTGCGCTCAGTCTCGGCCTGGCCGTGATCTCGATCCTGATCGGGGCTGCGATCGGTCTCGTCGTGGCCTTTGCGCTGACCTCCAAAAACCGCTTTGCGGTGGTGCCGGCGCGGGTCTATGTCACGGTCATTCGCAACCTGCCGATCCTCGTCCTGGTGCTTTTCGCCTTTTTCGCGCTGCCGCAGATGGGGGTGCGCCTCGACAAGATAAAAAGCTTCGTGCTGGTTCTCTCCCTCTATTCCGGCGCCTATCTGGCCGAGGTGTTCCGCGCCGGCCTGTTGTCGATCCCGCGAGGGCTGACCGAAGCCGGCCTCGCCATCGGTCTGACGGGAATGCAGATCCGCAGCTCGATCATCGCGCCGCTGATGCTGCGCAACGTGCTGCCGTCGCTGTCTTCGACGATCATCTCGCTGTTCAAGGACACCTCGCTTGCCGCCGCCATCGCCGTGCCGGAACTGACCTTTGCTGCCCGCAAGATCAATGTCGAAAGTTTCCGCGTCATCGAAACCTGGATGGTCACCTCGGCCCTCTATGTCGTGACCTGTTTCCTCATCGCCGCCGTGATGCGCTTCGTCGAGCGCCGTCTGGCCCTGCCGAGATAG
- a CDS encoding type II toxin-antitoxin system RelE/ParE family toxin, producing MAPRILILPTALDNYRLAIRETTRKWSPEQAKVYGRLLRTGFEDIPEAYARMRTKSDERVGNSLFRLHKIEHHYAVYIVADDATFVIAAVLHERMDIPAQLRTTERVTDREYEALMGYPRSKS from the coding sequence GTGGCTCCGCGCATTCTCATCCTGCCGACCGCACTTGATAACTATCGGCTGGCGATCCGTGAAACGACACGCAAATGGTCCCCCGAACAGGCAAAGGTGTACGGCCGCCTGCTGCGGACGGGATTTGAAGACATTCCCGAAGCCTATGCCCGCATGAGGACAAAGAGCGACGAGCGCGTCGGGAATTCGCTCTTCCGATTGCACAAAATCGAGCACCATTACGCAGTCTACATTGTCGCTGACGATGCAACCTTCGTCATTGCCGCAGTCTTGCACGAGCGGATGGATATTCCCGCACAGTTGCGGACAACCGAACGAGTGACCGACAGAGAGTATGAAGCGTTGATGGGATATCCTCGGTCGAAGTCCTGA
- a CDS encoding DUF350 domain-containing protein — protein sequence MLDYVAGLPAFLGYFAIGLGAYAVFAVIYTFLTPQKEVELIRAGNLAAVTAFLGALVGFSLPLASAAANSVSIIDYIIWAAIGILAQILAFYIANFTMPDLHEKITADNIAAGIWGGGIALVIGILNAACMTY from the coding sequence ATGCTCGATTACGTGGCGGGTCTGCCTGCCTTCCTTGGTTATTTCGCCATCGGTCTTGGCGCCTACGCTGTTTTCGCGGTGATCTACACATTCCTGACGCCGCAAAAGGAAGTCGAGCTCATTCGTGCCGGCAATCTCGCCGCCGTCACGGCATTCCTTGGCGCGCTTGTCGGTTTCAGCCTGCCGCTGGCGTCGGCTGCGGCCAATTCGGTCAGCATCATCGACTACATCATCTGGGCGGCGATCGGCATTCTGGCGCAGATCCTTGCTTTCTATATAGCGAATTTCACCATGCCGGACCTGCATGAGAAGATCACGGCCGACAATATCGCCGCGGGCATATGGGGCGGCGGCATCGCACTGGTCATCGGTATTCTCAATGCCGCCTGCATGACCTATTGA
- a CDS encoding amino acid ABC transporter permease, translated as MSHTFLEQLWIARYVIINGIGVTVSISLLAILAGSVLGVFVGLALVYGGVVLRLIVRAYTDIIRGTPVLVLVLASYYVSAAVGLDLGPFSAGVLALAIFCSSHVGEIVRGALQAIPKGQTEAAKAIGLTFTQTFTSVLWPQAMRQCLPAWVNTAAEMVKASTLLSVIGVAELLLRTQEIISRNFMSLQFYFLAGGLYFIVNYGIEHFGKYVERKTALPS; from the coding sequence ATGTCCCACACCTTTCTCGAACAGCTCTGGATCGCCCGCTACGTCATCATCAACGGCATCGGCGTCACCGTGTCCATCTCGCTGTTGGCCATTCTGGCCGGGTCCGTGCTCGGCGTTTTCGTCGGCCTGGCGCTCGTCTATGGCGGCGTTGTTTTGCGTCTGATCGTGCGCGCCTATACGGATATCATCCGCGGCACGCCGGTGCTCGTGCTGGTGCTGGCAAGCTACTATGTCTCCGCCGCCGTCGGGCTCGATCTCGGACCGTTCTCCGCCGGCGTGCTCGCCCTGGCGATCTTCTGCTCCTCGCATGTCGGTGAAATCGTCCGCGGCGCGCTTCAGGCGATCCCGAAGGGGCAGACCGAAGCCGCCAAGGCGATCGGCCTGACCTTCACCCAGACCTTCACCTCGGTGCTGTGGCCGCAGGCGATGCGCCAGTGCCTGCCGGCCTGGGTGAATACGGCGGCCGAAATGGTAAAGGCCTCGACGCTGCTCTCCGTCATCGGCGTCGCCGAGCTTCTCTTGCGCACGCAGGAGATCATCTCCCGCAATTTCATGAGCCTCCAGTTCTATTTCCTGGCCGGCGGTCTCTATTTCATCGTCAATTACGGTATCGAGCACTTCGGCAAATATGTCGAGCGCAAGACCGCCCTGCCGTCCTAA
- a CDS encoding GntR family transcriptional regulator: protein MQDSHTSETTQKSIEATIVSGILSAKIRPGMRLGENQLAALFGVSRTRVREAMMRLETRGIVHVSPRRGWFVVEPSAEDAIAVYEARRIVEAGLLRSMRTLTDEGSKALDAHLTEERNAMAAGDRQRLTYLMGDFHIRIAELSGNAIIVDILRDLTARTILISMLYQSEFHAAQSHEGHCRIFEAMQAGDFVRAAELSVEHLDDVEMGLDLTARPDPLSDLRNSLSLPTQDRVPTSQPPKRNFKGVMNAC, encoded by the coding sequence ATGCAAGATAGCCACACATCCGAGACCACGCAGAAATCCATCGAGGCGACGATCGTCTCTGGCATCCTTTCTGCCAAGATCCGGCCTGGTATGCGTCTTGGCGAAAACCAGCTGGCAGCGCTCTTCGGCGTGTCCAGAACCCGCGTCCGGGAAGCGATGATGCGGCTGGAGACACGCGGCATCGTGCATGTCAGCCCTCGGCGTGGCTGGTTTGTCGTCGAGCCGTCCGCCGAAGATGCGATCGCGGTCTATGAGGCGCGGCGGATCGTCGAGGCCGGGCTGCTGCGCAGCATGCGGACGCTGACGGACGAGGGCAGCAAGGCGCTCGACGCCCATCTCACCGAGGAGCGAAATGCCATGGCGGCGGGCGACCGCCAGCGCCTGACCTATCTGATGGGCGATTTCCATATCCGCATCGCCGAATTGAGCGGCAACGCCATCATCGTCGATATCCTGCGCGACCTGACCGCGCGGACGATCCTCATTTCGATGCTCTATCAATCCGAATTTCACGCCGCACAATCCCACGAGGGGCACTGCCGCATCTTCGAGGCCATGCAGGCGGGCGATTTCGTCAGAGCTGCGGAACTCTCCGTCGAGCATCTCGACGACGTGGAAATGGGCCTCGACCTCACCGCCCGCCCGGATCCGCTTTCGGATCTGCGCAATTCCCTGTCGCTCCCGACCCAGGACCGTGTCCCCACCTCTCAGCCCCCAAAACGCAACTTCAAAGGAGTAATGAACGCATGCTGA
- a CDS encoding amino acid ABC transporter permease: protein MIEFTFWDILRNLLLATRWTILLSLVSFAGGGAVGLGLLFLRISKRKPFRLLAKYYIELFQGTPLLMQLFIAFFGLGLFGIDVPAWLAAGLALTLWSAAFLAEIWRGCVESVAKGQWEASASLGMVRLQQMRYVILPQALRVAIPPTVGFSVQIVKGTALTSIIGFVELSKAGTVVTNATFQPFTVYGLVALIYFALCWPLSKSSQILERKLNVAHRNH, encoded by the coding sequence ATGATCGAGTTCACCTTCTGGGACATCCTGCGCAACCTGCTGCTCGCCACCCGCTGGACGATCCTGCTTTCGCTCGTCTCCTTCGCCGGCGGCGGCGCGGTCGGGCTGGGACTGCTGTTCCTGCGCATCAGCAAGCGCAAGCCATTCAGGCTGCTTGCGAAATATTATATCGAGCTGTTCCAGGGTACGCCGCTGCTGATGCAGCTCTTCATCGCCTTTTTCGGTCTCGGCCTCTTCGGCATCGACGTGCCGGCATGGCTTGCAGCGGGATTGGCGCTCACCCTGTGGAGCGCTGCCTTTCTCGCCGAGATCTGGCGAGGCTGCGTCGAATCGGTCGCCAAAGGCCAATGGGAAGCCTCCGCCAGCCTCGGCATGGTTAGGCTGCAGCAGATGCGCTACGTCATCCTGCCGCAAGCGCTGAGGGTCGCCATACCGCCGACGGTCGGCTTCTCCGTCCAGATCGTCAAGGGAACGGCGCTGACCTCGATCATCGGCTTCGTCGAACTGTCGAAAGCCGGCACCGTGGTCACCAACGCCACCTTCCAGCCCTTCACTGTCTACGGCCTCGTCGCCCTTATTTACTTCGCCCTCTGCTGGCCTTTGTCGAAAAGCAGCCAGATCCTGGAAAGGAAGCTCAATGTCGCTCATCGAAATCACTGA
- a CDS encoding amino acid ABC transporter ATP-binding protein: MSLIEITEVRKSFGATEVLKGINLDVQAGEVIAIIGKSGSGKSTLLRCINGLETITDGSISVAGAQLLDDEVHLKALRLKIGMIFQQFNLFPHLTAGGNVMLSQTVVKKTPKAEAEAIARKMLERVGLGHRFDAYPDELSGGQQQRVAIARALAMQPAALLCDEITSALDPELVAEVLAVVRELAAEGMTLLMVTHEMKFARDVCSRVVFMHQGRVHEVGRPEEVFANPQTAELKQFLGVN, translated from the coding sequence ATGTCGCTCATCGAAATCACTGAAGTTCGCAAGAGCTTCGGCGCCACCGAGGTGCTGAAAGGCATCAATCTCGATGTGCAGGCCGGCGAGGTCATCGCCATCATCGGCAAAAGCGGTTCGGGCAAATCGACCCTGCTTCGCTGCATCAACGGCCTGGAGACCATCACCGACGGCTCCATTTCCGTGGCCGGCGCGCAGCTCCTCGATGACGAAGTGCATCTGAAGGCCCTGCGCCTCAAGATCGGCATGATCTTTCAGCAGTTCAACCTCTTCCCGCACCTGACGGCGGGCGGCAACGTCATGCTGTCGCAGACGGTGGTCAAGAAGACCCCGAAGGCCGAAGCCGAGGCCATCGCCCGCAAGATGCTGGAGCGGGTGGGGCTGGGTCACAGGTTCGACGCCTATCCCGACGAACTCTCGGGCGGCCAGCAGCAGCGCGTCGCCATCGCCCGCGCGCTCGCCATGCAGCCGGCAGCCCTTCTTTGCGACGAAATCACCTCGGCGCTCGACCCGGAACTGGTCGCCGAGGTTCTGGCCGTCGTGCGCGAGCTTGCCGCGGAAGGGATGACGCTGCTGATGGTCACCCACGAGATGAAGTTCGCCCGCGACGTCTGCAGCCGGGTCGTCTTCATGCATCAGGGCAGGGTCCACGAGGTGGGCCGGCCGGAGGAGGTCTTCGCCAATCCGCAGACCGCAGAGCTGAAGCAGTTTCTCGGCGTCAATTAG